DNA from Aureimonas sp. AU20:
GCCCTGGTTCAGGAAATCGCCGGCTCCGCCCGCGAGCAGTCGATCGGCATCGCCGACGTCAACGACGCCGTGAACAAGATGGACCGCGTGACGCAGCAGAACGCGGCCATGGTGGAGGAAACCACCGCCGCCACGCTGTCGCTGCGCTCCGAGACCGAACAGCTGGGCCGCCTCGTGTCCTCGTTCCAGGTCGACACCACGAACGGCGTCGTGGCGCAGCTGCGCACCATGTCCGCCGCCATGAAGACGGCGACAAAGCCCCAGGCGGCCCCGGCGCCCGCACCCCGCGCGGTTGAGCAGGCAGCACCCCGGCCCGTCGCGGTCGCCGTTGCCGCCGCTCCGGCCGCCGCCGCGAGCGCTGCCGCCGAAGAACTGGGCTGGGAGGAATTCTGATGGGCTCGAACAAACCTGCCACCGACGCGGCCAAGAGGCCGGACGACCTGATCGTGGCCCTGCCGCCCGAAATCCTCGCCATGATGGCGGCGAGCGAGGCGGAAATGGCCGCCACTGAGAGCGAGAGCGCGGACGAGGCGACCGACGAAGACGCCGCTCCCGAGAGCGAGGCCCTCCCGGTCGACGCATCCGAAGTCGAAGCCGCCTCCGAGATCGAGGCTTCCGAGATCGACGTCGCGGAAGAGACGGACGCGGCGGAACTCGACGCTTCCGAGATCGAGGCCCCCAGCCTCGACGCGGTGGATGCCGAGACGGCCGAACTCGATGAACCCTCGTTCGAAGCGGCTGAGTTCGCGGCGCCCGACATGCAGATGTCCGACGCCGGGATGGACGATGCGGCGCCGGCAGTCCTGCAGGAGGCATCCCTCGCGGACGGGCCTGCGGACGGAGCGGAAGGCTCGGCGAACGTCGATGCCGAGATGGCCGCTCTTCTGGCCAGCCTCGGCGCGTTTCCCGGCGAGTCTGCGGCCGAGCCCGCCCCTGCGGCGGCGTCCGAGCCCGTCGAGGGCGAGGCCGTGCTGGCGCTCCCGTCGGTGCTCGACATCACCGCCTCGGCCGGGCTGCACACGACGCTTCTCGCCCATCGCGGCACGCCGCTTGCGCTCGACGCCAGCGCGGTGAAGCGACTCGGCGGCCAGTGCCTCCAGCTTCTGATCTCTGCGAACCGCACTTGGGTCGCGGACGGCGTTCCGCTTCGCCTGAGCGGCGTGTCCGAGGCCTTCGAGCGCGACCTCGGCCTCATGGGCCTCACCTGCGACGAGCTGCTCCAGAGGGAGGCCGCCTGATGTCCAAGACCATCCTCACCGTCGACGATTCGCGCACCATGCGCGAGCTTCTGCGCTCGGCGCTGGAGCCGGCCGGCTTCACGGTCCTGCAGGCCGAGGACGGACTGCACGGGCTGGAAGTGCTGGGCGCCAGCGAGCCCGACGCGATCATCACCGACATCAACATGCCGCGCATGAACGGGCTGGAATTCATCGAGGCGGTGCGCCTCGACGCCGCCAAGCGCGCCATTCCGATCATCGTCCTGACCACGGAAAGCGACACCGCCAAGAAGGACCGCGCGCGCCGCGCCGGGGCCACGGGCTGGATCGTGAAGCCGTTCGACCCCGCCCGGCTGATCGCCGCCATCAACCGCGTCGTCGCCTGAGGAACCCCGCCCATGAGCGCACTTGACGAAATCAGGGTCGTCTTCTTCCAAGAATGCGACGACCAGCTTCAGGAGCTGGAGGACGGCCTCACCGCCATGGAAGGCGGCGAGACCGACGACGACACGGTGAACCGCGTCTTCCGCGCGGTGCACTCCATCAAGGGCGGCGCGGGCGCCTTCGACCTGCACAAGCTCGTCAAGTTCGCCCACACGTTCGAGACCGTTCTCGACGAGGTTCGCTCCCATCGGCTGGCCGCCGACGGAACGGTGATGCCCGTCATGCTGCGCTCGGCCGACCATCTGCGCGATCTCGTGGCCGCCGGCCGCGACGGCGGCGATGGCGACCAGGAGCGCTCCAAGGAGCTGATCGTCGAACTGGAAGCGCTGATCGGCGGCCCCAAGGGCGGCCATTCGGCGGCGGATGACGACGACGAGGGCGACGGCGGCCTGAGCCTGGCCGATTTCGAGTTTACGCCGATCGCTATGGACTGGGGCGCGATGGGCCTCGGCACAGGCTTGGGCGGGGGCCTCGGCGAAGACGCGGCCGCGAGCGAGGGCGAGGAAGACGGCCCGGCGATCCGCATCAGCTTCCGGCCGCGCAAGGACCTCTACGCCAAGGCCAACGAGGCGGCGGTTCTCCTGCGCGAGGTCGCAGCGCTCGGCAAGGCCACGGTTCGCTGCGACATTTCGGACGTGCCGCTGCTCGACGCGATCGATCCGGAAGGCGCCTATCTCGCCTTCGAGGTAGAGCTCGACGGCGAGAACGCCACCGAGGCCAAGGTCCGCGAGATCTTCGAATTCGCCGAATGGGACTGCGACTTGGAGATCAAGGCGCGCGGCGGCTCCGTGCCCGATTTCGGCGCGATCGGCGGCGACGATGCGGGCGGCCTGTCGGTCGCCGATCTGCTTGCCCGCCTGCAGGGCGAGATCGCGACGGAAGCGCCTTCCGAATCCACCGACAGCGCGGAGGGCTCCCCCCTCCCCTCGCTGAAGCCGGCCCCCGAAACGTCTGAGCCCGCGAAAGCCGAGGGCAAGGACGACAAGGACGACAAGGGCAAAGCCGGCAGCAAGGGCGAGGCCGAAGCGCCCGCCGTCGTCATTCGCGTCGAACTGCACCGCGTCGACAAGCTGATCGATCTGGTCGGCGAACTCGTCACCACGCAGACCATGCT
Protein-coding regions in this window:
- a CDS encoding response regulator, translated to MSKTILTVDDSRTMRELLRSALEPAGFTVLQAEDGLHGLEVLGASEPDAIITDINMPRMNGLEFIEAVRLDAAKRAIPIIVLTTESDTAKKDRARRAGATGWIVKPFDPARLIAAINRVVA
- a CDS encoding STAS domain-containing protein, with the translated sequence MGSNKPATDAAKRPDDLIVALPPEILAMMAASEAEMAATESESADEATDEDAAPESEALPVDASEVEAASEIEASEIDVAEETDAAELDASEIEAPSLDAVDAETAELDEPSFEAAEFAAPDMQMSDAGMDDAAPAVLQEASLADGPADGAEGSANVDAEMAALLASLGAFPGESAAEPAPAAASEPVEGEAVLALPSVLDITASAGLHTTLLAHRGTPLALDASAVKRLGGQCLQLLISANRTWVADGVPLRLSGVSEAFERDLGLMGLTCDELLQREAA
- a CDS encoding chemotaxis protein CheA codes for the protein MSALDEIRVVFFQECDDQLQELEDGLTAMEGGETDDDTVNRVFRAVHSIKGGAGAFDLHKLVKFAHTFETVLDEVRSHRLAADGTVMPVMLRSADHLRDLVAAGRDGGDGDQERSKELIVELEALIGGPKGGHSAADDDDEGDGGLSLADFEFTPIAMDWGAMGLGTGLGGGLGEDAAASEGEEDGPAIRISFRPRKDLYAKANEAAVLLREVAALGKATVRCDISDVPLLDAIDPEGAYLAFEVELDGENATEAKVREIFEFAEWDCDLEIKARGGSVPDFGAIGGDDAGGLSVADLLARLQGEIATEAPSESTDSAEGSPLPSLKPAPETSEPAKAEGKDDKDDKGKAGSKGEAEAPAVVIRVELHRVDKLIDLVGELVTTQTMLAQKVEEAGLPTGSEVVSSIEELDRLTRTLQDSVMAVRAQPVKSVFQRMPRLVRETASATGKKVNFVTHGENTEVDKTVVERLSDPLTHMIRNAIDHGLEKPDDRVAKGKPAEGTVTLSAAHRSGRIIIEISDDGGGINRPKVKQIAIDKGLIPADAVLSDEETDQLVMLPGFSTATTVSAISGRGVGMDVVKSSIEALGGRLSISSRPGLGSAFTMSLPLTLAVLEGMIVRVEEETLVIPLSTIVFTFRPQPGDVQYVGQGRTVHVRDQIVPLIDVGVALGYRKDPVDPLTSVAVLVDCDNNRRVALLVDDIRGQRQVVIKSLEKNYRPVHGISAATISGEGRVALIVDVEAIAGDRTLDNFIFGIDNVAAE